The genomic window TAATTGCCGACCTAATGTTAGGTAACGATGGCACCAACCCTCCTTCGGAGCTCGATGAGCTCAGCCTCAGTGCGATGGAGGAAGCGATGAACCAGATGATGGGTGCGGCGGCCACAGCGATGAGCAACATGTTTGAACAGCGCATCGACATCTCTCCACCGGTGACTATCTACGAGGCCGTTGCCTCTTCCCAGCAACTGGCTGGGGTGAGCGAACCCTTGATTCAAGTTCGTTTCCGGATCGAAATTGAAGATCTAGTCGATAGTGAGCTGGTGCAGCTAATTGACTATGACTTTGGGCGCAAGATGGTTCAGATGTTGATGCCCGGCAGCGACGATGTTGCCGCTACGCAAATGGCGCAAGTAGTTGAGCCTGATATTGAGGAGTCGATTTCCTTCCCGTCCACTGAAGAGCCCCAGACGACAGATTCGGGTTCACCCTTTGCAGAGGTTGGCGGGGTTACTGCCTGGCAGCCTCCCCAGATGCCCGAGCCGGAATTACCCCTGAACAATGTTAATATCCAGCTGATTCGAAACATCCCCGTCAATGTCAGGGCGATTTTAGGAAGAACCCGTATGCCCATTGCCGACATTTTGCGATTGTCCCATGGTTCCCTAATCGAATTGGATCGGCTGGATGGGGAACCGGTGGAAGTGTTGGCCAATGACACCTTAATCGCCAAGGGCGAAGTTGTTGTGGTTGGGGAGCAGTTCGGAATTAGGATTACCGAGATTGCTAATCACACGGAACGAATCAGAACCGTTGAGCTTTAGATTTTGGTGCTCTTCGTTCTCAGTAGAGTCGGGGCCCTTCGGGTTGTGAGGATAGGATTTCCAGGAGAATGCTGAAGCCCAGGGGAGGGGATTTAACGTGGCCTTGTCACCGTCACAATACAAGGATGTTTTTACAGCCGAATCCAGGGAATACATACAGTTGCTTAATGATAATCTGCTCCAGCTCGAAAATGGACCGGAAGACCTCGAGGTAATAGCGGAAATGTTTCGGGCAGCCCACAGCCTCAAGGGCATGGCCGGGACTATGGGATACACCGAGTTGGCGGATTTTACCCATGAGATGGAGAGTGTGCTGGCTTTGGTGCGTGAGGGGAATCTGCCCGTTACTTCAGAGCTGATCGATTTACTCTTTACCACCGTCGATGCCGTGGAATCAATGTTAGATGAGATCGCCGAGGTAGACACTGTTACCAGCGATGTCTCCCCGTTGTTGGAGCAACTGCGGGAGCTAACCGGTGGGAAGGGGCAGCCCGCTGGAAACTCCTCCCATGGCGCTAGCGATAATGGGCAGATTGCCCTCAACGAGTATGATGTGATGCTGCTGGAGCAGGCACAGGCTTCCGGTCAAGGGGCCTTTGAGATTAAGGTAGTCATCCGTGAAGGAGCAGTCTTGAAGTCCGTCCGTGCCTTCACGGTTTTTCAAGCTCTGGAACGACTGGGTCATATCGTTAGGTCAGAACCCTCGGCAGAAGATCTAGATGAAGAGCGCTTTGATGATCGCTTTTCGGTGCTGTTGGTTACCGATGCCGACGCCGAAACCATCGAGGCGGAGGTCATGGGAATCGCCGAAATTGTTGCCGTGGAGGTTACCCCGGTTTCCCTTTCGTCTCTGAAACAAAGGCAGGGATCATCCCCGTCCACTGCGGAGTCTAGTCCTTCGGATAGTAGGTCCTCTGAACCGAAGGTTGCTGCTGGAACCGGCAAAGCTCCTCGAAACCGAAGGGTCTCAGACAAATTTGTTCGGGTCGAAACGGAGCGCCTAGATGAATTAATCGACCTTGTGGGTGAGTTGGTGATTAGTAAGACCCAAGTAGTAGAACTGGCCAAGGCTTCTCAGAATAGCGAGTCGGAAAATGCTGCTGGCCAACTGGAACGAGTGACCACAGAGCTGCAGTATGCGGCCATGAAGCTGCGAATGGTTCCGGTGAAACAGGTCTTTGATCGTTTTCCCCGCTTGGTCAGGGATTTGATCCACGAGACTGGGAAGGATGCGGTATTTGAGGTTTCGGGAGAGGAAACGGAATTGGATCGGTCCATCGTCAATCGAATTGGCGATCCCTTGGTGCATCTGTTGCGAAACGCCATTGACCATGGACTAGAGTCTCCCGAGGAGAGGAAGGCTGCCGGCAAGAACCCCCAGGGACGTTTGCGCCTTGAAGCTCGCCATGAAGGCAGTCATGTGGTGTTGGAGGTTAGCGATGATGGGCGAGGCATTGATGTAGACAAGGTCAAGGCCCGAGCCCTCAGCCAGGGACTGGTGAGTCGAGAACAGCTGGAACGAATGACCAACGAACAGGTGC from Bacillota bacterium includes these protein-coding regions:
- the fliY gene encoding flagellar motor switch phosphatase FliY gives rise to the protein MQNDDFLTQEEIDALLSNINDTDDEVEETAEALETAPSLADTRELSDLERDALAEVGNISMGSAATPLSTLVNRRVWITVPEVRLVTMDQVVDEYPVPCVIVRVEYIQGLQGANLLIIKERDAAVIADLMLGNDGTNPPSELDELSLSAMEEAMNQMMGAAATAMSNMFEQRIDISPPVTIYEAVASSQQLAGVSEPLIQVRFRIEIEDLVDSELVQLIDYDFGRKMVQMLMPGSDDVAATQMAQVVEPDIEESISFPSTEEPQTTDSGSPFAEVGGVTAWQPPQMPEPELPLNNVNIQLIRNIPVNVRAILGRTRMPIADILRLSHGSLIELDRLDGEPVEVLANDTLIAKGEVVVVGEQFGIRITEIANHTERIRTVEL
- a CDS encoding chemotaxis protein CheA, producing MLNDNLLQLENGPEDLEVIAEMFRAAHSLKGMAGTMGYTELADFTHEMESVLALVREGNLPVTSELIDLLFTTVDAVESMLDEIAEVDTVTSDVSPLLEQLRELTGGKGQPAGNSSHGASDNGQIALNEYDVMLLEQAQASGQGAFEIKVVIREGAVLKSVRAFTVFQALERLGHIVRSEPSAEDLDEERFDDRFSVLLVTDADAETIEAEVMGIAEIVAVEVTPVSLSSLKQRQGSSPSTAESSPSDSRSSEPKVAAGTGKAPRNRRVSDKFVRVETERLDELIDLVGELVISKTQVVELAKASQNSESENAAGQLERVTTELQYAAMKLRMVPVKQVFDRFPRLVRDLIHETGKDAVFEVSGEETELDRSIVNRIGDPLVHLLRNAIDHGLESPEERKAAGKNPQGRLRLEARHEGSHVVLEVSDDGRGIDVDKVKARALSQGLVSREQLERMTNEQVQMLIFEPGFSMAQQVTDISGRGVGMDAVKAVIESLNGDVEVESALGRGTSFRLRLPLTLAIIRALLTVVDGDVIAVPIQSIRENLIVSEEEIKRVHGQPMITLRDEILPLIDLGCWLGYTTEPRGGSRPVIVVEVGEAKVGLVVDELVGQQEIVIKALNSGLGEVRGIAGATVLGNGRVALILEASAVLRSM